A genome region from Yoonia vestfoldensis includes the following:
- a CDS encoding ATP-binding protein, translated as MTFAERHRPRSVHDLVFADPNVAAIIDRYAYARPSKPLLLYGEPGTGKSEALRLIAQTQFAQEGIGCVDFTINGADAAKGIYDKMLNMAQMQMWPVSTPALIVIDEIDEIEEAFPGKTRTFIEQHKSVQLLASTNYINKLKPALQSRLRCVEVKKPAPTDWVPRAQAILTAEGVNVSFSLVQQLMANFTGDARDFVDYLEEQVDAARQFAPAASVQPRTVASILNQAARGTP; from the coding sequence ATGACCTTCGCTGAACGTCACAGGCCGCGGTCTGTGCATGACCTTGTATTTGCAGATCCCAATGTTGCCGCGATCATCGACCGCTATGCCTATGCCCGCCCATCAAAACCACTCTTGCTTTATGGCGAACCTGGTACGGGCAAATCAGAAGCTTTACGTTTGATTGCACAAACCCAGTTTGCCCAAGAGGGCATTGGGTGTGTGGACTTTACAATCAATGGCGCAGATGCCGCAAAAGGCATCTATGATAAAATGCTGAACATGGCACAGATGCAGATGTGGCCAGTTAGTACGCCTGCCTTGATCGTGATCGATGAAATCGATGAGATAGAGGAAGCGTTCCCGGGCAAAACCCGCACCTTTATCGAGCAGCACAAGAGCGTTCAGCTTCTAGCCAGCACAAACTACATCAATAAGCTGAAGCCTGCCCTGCAAAGCCGCCTGCGGTGTGTGGAGGTGAAAAAGCCTGCTCCCACAGATTGGGTGCCACGTGCCCAAGCGATCCTGACTGCTGAGGGGGTAAATGTATCTTTTTCGCTCGTTCAACAGCTTATGGCAAATTTCACTGGCGATGCACGCGACTTCGTTGATTATCTCGAAGAGCAAGTCGACGCCGCACGGCAATTTGCACCTGCTGCATCCGTGCAACCTCGCACAGTCGCGAGCATCCTGAACCAAGCTGCAAGAGGCACGCCATGA
- a CDS encoding DUF3768 domain-containing protein, with the protein MNDAAKIAILNDRARQTFMDCRVVITQGIQSLGETATAEILSAVQSFDAFTADNDPYGEHDFGKIIYAGTDVFWKWDYYDLDFTMHSPDPTDTTVTARVLTIMLAEEY; encoded by the coding sequence ATGAATGACGCGGCGAAAATAGCCATACTTAATGATAGAGCACGGCAAACCTTCATGGATTGTCGTGTTGTGATCACACAGGGCATTCAGTCGTTAGGTGAAACTGCCACTGCGGAAATCTTGTCTGCAGTGCAATCGTTTGATGCGTTCACAGCGGACAACGACCCATATGGTGAGCATGACTTTGGCAAGATCATCTATGCAGGTACGGATGTGTTCTGGAAATGGGATTATTACGATTTGGACTTCACTATGCACTCGCCTGACCCCACGGACACCACTGTCACAGCGCGGGTGCTTACCATCATGCTGGCCGAAGAGTATTGA
- a CDS encoding peroxiredoxin produces MTPQSVPDAVFHTRVRNPDIAGDNPFEWKQLSTGDVFAGKRVVVFALPGAFTPACSESHLPGYERLHDQFAAQGVDSVVCVAVNDAFVMFQWAKSQNIQKVFMLPDGNAEFTRKMGMLVDRSAQGLGMRSWRYSMLVENGTISKQFVEPGLRDNPPGVPMTVSSAETMMDYLLHHHQPRSV; encoded by the coding sequence ATGACCCCACAATCAGTGCCAGATGCCGTATTCCATACGCGTGTGCGCAATCCCGATATTGCAGGCGATAATCCGTTTGAGTGGAAACAGCTTTCGACCGGTGATGTGTTTGCAGGCAAACGTGTCGTGGTTTTTGCCTTGCCGGGTGCATTCACGCCAGCCTGTTCAGAAAGTCACTTACCCGGCTATGAGCGGCTCCATGACCAGTTTGCTGCACAAGGCGTTGACAGCGTTGTCTGCGTCGCTGTGAATGATGCTTTTGTCATGTTCCAGTGGGCCAAATCTCAAAACATCCAGAAGGTGTTCATGCTGCCCGACGGCAATGCAGAGTTCACGCGCAAAATGGGCATGCTGGTTGATCGGTCTGCACAGGGCCTGGGCATGCGTAGCTGGCGCTATTCAATGCTGGTTGAGAATGGTACAATCTCAAAGCAATTCGTCGAGCCAGGGCTACGAGACAATCCACCCGGTGTGCCGATGACGGTTTCATCTGCGGAAACGATGATGGACTACCTGCTGCATCATCACCAGCCAAGGTCAGTTTAG
- a CDS encoding tyrosine-type recombinase/integrase, whose translation MKQAFDRDIERTELLSRLSNISSKKRKDLIEEYRRRSEAAFAPETLRNYRLIVRTFTEWCCNNGHNATPPIEPATVAAWVDDMGGKLAANTIETRLWGIAELHRSQFLPSPTRHRLVELALKGVKRRYGSAQRQAPPLGKREVLAVIAKLGDERRDIRDKALLWLATDTWCRASELVAFKVRDLQRQDDGSSLMFVARSKTDQNGEGSYAFLSAKGSQAVVQWIELAGRKADDPILTKSQRGGKVVPMDPATVSRIMKRCVGRPEVSAHSTRVGGVHDAFRLGCDLTSIMVAGRWTSPEMPARYGRRILASQSAAAKVSEAFDKNGM comes from the coding sequence ATGAAACAGGCATTTGACAGAGATATTGAGCGAACAGAATTACTTAGCAGACTTTCGAACATATCATCCAAAAAGCGTAAAGACCTGATAGAAGAGTATCGCAGACGGTCAGAAGCTGCGTTTGCCCCTGAGACCTTAAGAAATTACCGCTTGATAGTGCGCACCTTCACCGAATGGTGCTGCAACAACGGGCATAACGCGACACCCCCTATTGAACCTGCAACAGTGGCCGCATGGGTAGACGACATGGGTGGTAAGCTTGCTGCCAATACGATTGAAACCAGACTGTGGGGGATCGCTGAGCTGCATCGCTCGCAGTTTCTGCCGTCACCAACCCGTCATCGTCTCGTTGAGCTTGCTTTGAAGGGCGTGAAGCGCCGCTATGGCAGCGCGCAAAGGCAGGCCCCGCCACTTGGTAAGCGCGAAGTGCTCGCAGTCATCGCTAAGCTGGGTGATGAACGGCGCGACATTCGAGACAAAGCGCTGCTGTGGCTGGCAACGGATACGTGGTGCAGAGCATCAGAGCTCGTCGCATTCAAAGTCCGTGATCTGCAGCGCCAAGATGACGGAAGCAGCTTAATGTTTGTGGCCCGCTCTAAGACTGACCAAAATGGCGAAGGATCATACGCATTTTTGTCAGCAAAAGGCTCACAGGCGGTCGTGCAATGGATCGAGCTGGCTGGCAGAAAAGCAGATGATCCAATTTTGACAAAGTCGCAACGTGGCGGAAAAGTTGTGCCCATGGACCCGGCGACAGTCTCACGCATCATGAAACGCTGCGTTGGTCGGCCGGAGGTTTCAGCGCATAGTACCAGAGTGGGTGGTGTGCATGATGCGTTTCGTCTTGGCTGCGATCTTACATCGATCATGGTCGCAGGTCGCTGGACCTCGCCAGAAATGCCTGCGCGGTATGGGCGACGTATTCTCGCTTCTCAGTCAGCGGCAGCAAAGGTGTCCGAGGCTTTTGACAAGAACGGCATGTGA
- a CDS encoding H-NS family nucleoid-associated regulatory protein translates to MFKENLDSMSVNELKQLHKDITKAISTFEDRQKAEARSKVEALAKELGFSLSELIGTNTKSRRIAAAPKYQHPENPTLTWSGRGRKPLWYIEALASGKTPEDLAIAQPAN, encoded by the coding sequence ATGTTTAAAGAAAATCTGGACAGCATGTCAGTTAATGAACTCAAGCAGCTGCATAAAGACATCACCAAAGCTATTTCAACTTTTGAAGATCGTCAAAAAGCTGAAGCCCGCAGCAAAGTGGAAGCGCTGGCAAAAGAGTTGGGCTTTTCGCTTTCTGAGCTGATTGGCACAAACACTAAGTCCCGCCGTATTGCTGCTGCCCCAAAATATCAGCACCCTGAGAACCCTACCCTCACGTGGTCTGGTCGAGGACGCAAACCGCTCTGGTACATTGAAGCCCTTGCATCAGGCAAGACGCCCGAAGACTTGGCCATCGCCCAACCAGCCAACTAA
- a CDS encoding tyrosine-type recombinase/integrase, whose protein sequence is MRQAQTLNEAQLRRVLHYTGSRRHPVRDRTIIMVSFYAGLRAKEIAALSVGNVFDEAGAVREQFILSAAQSKGGQTRTVYLNQRLRRALVDYGDTIKLVDPQQALFASQKGGHFSANTMCQLFLDIYKACGLKDASSHSGRRTYITRLANKGVGVRLLAALAGHAHISTTQRYIDVNAEQLANAVELL, encoded by the coding sequence ATGCGGCAGGCACAGACATTGAACGAGGCGCAGCTGCGCCGAGTATTACACTATACAGGCAGCAGGCGTCATCCGGTTCGTGATAGGACCATCATCATGGTCAGCTTCTATGCAGGTCTGCGCGCCAAAGAAATTGCTGCGCTCTCTGTTGGGAATGTGTTTGACGAAGCGGGTGCTGTGCGTGAGCAGTTCATCTTGAGTGCAGCACAGAGCAAAGGCGGGCAAACGCGCACGGTGTACCTGAACCAGCGCTTGCGGCGTGCGTTAGTGGACTATGGGGACACGATCAAATTGGTGGACCCGCAGCAGGCGCTGTTTGCAAGTCAAAAGGGCGGGCACTTCTCAGCCAACACGATGTGCCAGTTGTTCTTGGACATCTACAAGGCTTGTGGGCTCAAAGACGCCAGCAGCCACAGCGGTCGCAGGACCTACATCACACGCTTGGCCAACAAAGGGGTAGGGGTGCGGTTGCTTGCAGCTTTGGCGGGGCATGCGCATATTTCGACTACACAGCGGTATATCGACGTGAACGCCGAGCAGTTGGCGAATGCAGTTGAGCTGCTGTAA
- the rpsU gene encoding 30S ribosomal protein S21: MEVSVRDNNVDQALRVLKKKLQREGVFREMRLKEHFEKPSVQKARERKEAISRQRKLARKKAQRDGLL; encoded by the coding sequence ATGGAAGTAAGTGTTCGCGACAACAATGTTGATCAGGCACTTCGTGTGCTGAAAAAAAAGCTGCAGCGCGAGGGTGTCTTCCGCGAAATGCGCTTGAAGGAGCATTTTGAAAAGCCGTCCGTTCAAAAGGCTCGCGAAAGAAAAGAAGCAATTAGCCGTCAGCGGAAGCTAGCTCGCAAAAAAGCACAACGCGATGGGCTTCTATAA
- a CDS encoding integrase has translation MVALKPDTHVLLDGAVKVYKRGNSRLWQATFKIDQHWVRISTGKQDLEEAKTAARDQYLEYRFRAKHDLPVVTKRFEDVARLAIVDMQRQLDAGAGRKVFKDYITALHRYFIPFFGKTFITSIDHDRIQAFNAWRTSVIGHEPKASTLNTHNSAMNRVYAEAVSRGFVMQAKVPILANNGEGAQRRPDFSLADYRTMIRKLPHWIEQGKGGKSRDMRELLRDYVLIVANTGMRPGTEDQNLRWKHVTVFTENQLDYVEFYLAGKTKPREAIGRSGTIDYLRRIHSRTDAIKHIPFEVMLKQKLDLPVFCLPDGSVTEHLRQTFKAFLTASDLLKCPKTGENRVLYSLRHTYATFALVNDGMEIHALAKQMGTSIGMIERHYSHLTPRMKKDMFTGKRYELSRDEFDKTD, from the coding sequence ATGGTCGCACTCAAACCTGATACACATGTGCTGCTGGACGGGGCTGTGAAGGTCTACAAGCGCGGCAACAGCAGGCTGTGGCAGGCCACGTTCAAGATCGACCAGCACTGGGTGCGCATCAGCACGGGCAAGCAGGATCTGGAAGAGGCCAAAACTGCGGCGCGTGACCAGTATCTTGAGTACAGGTTTCGCGCCAAACACGATCTGCCCGTTGTGACCAAGCGCTTTGAGGATGTGGCGCGGCTGGCCATTGTGGATATGCAGCGGCAACTCGATGCGGGCGCAGGGCGCAAAGTGTTCAAGGATTACATCACAGCGCTGCACCGCTATTTCATCCCGTTCTTTGGCAAGACTTTCATCACCAGCATCGACCACGACAGGATTCAGGCGTTCAATGCGTGGCGCACGAGTGTGATCGGTCATGAGCCAAAAGCGTCAACGCTGAACACACACAACTCGGCCATGAACAGGGTCTATGCTGAAGCAGTGTCGCGCGGTTTCGTCATGCAGGCCAAGGTGCCGATCTTGGCCAACAACGGTGAGGGTGCACAGCGCAGGCCAGACTTTAGTTTAGCCGATTATCGCACCATGATCCGCAAACTGCCCCATTGGATTGAGCAGGGCAAAGGCGGCAAGTCACGTGATATGCGCGAGTTGCTGCGCGACTATGTGCTGATCGTTGCCAACACAGGCATGCGGCCCGGAACAGAGGATCAGAACCTGCGCTGGAAACATGTGACTGTGTTCACAGAAAATCAGTTGGACTATGTGGAATTCTACCTTGCTGGCAAGACCAAGCCACGTGAAGCCATCGGTCGGTCTGGCACCATCGACTATCTGCGGCGCATTCACTCCCGTACAGACGCCATCAAGCACATCCCCTTTGAAGTAATGCTCAAGCAGAAGCTGGACCTGCCAGTGTTCTGTCTACCGGACGGGTCAGTCACTGAGCACCTGCGTCAGACCTTCAAAGCATTTTTGACTGCATCTGACTTGTTGAAGTGTCCCAAGACCGGCGAAAACCGCGTGCTGTACAGTCTGCGGCACACATACGCCACGTTCGCACTGGTGAACGATGGCATGGAAATCCACGCTCTGGCCAAACAGATGGGCACATCGATTGGCATGATTGAGCGGCACTACAGCCACCTGACCCCGCGTATGAAAAAGGACATGTTCACCGGCAAGCGGTACGAGTTGTCCCGTGATGAGTTTGATAAAACAGATTGA
- a CDS encoding transporter substrate-binding domain-containing protein, producing the protein MNDLTVALGVFYLMDLEMRKTTLDVGILYSTTGSYAAVGQSMSAGAHLAIAKINANPDEAVTLRPVVIDPKGIPSAYADAVQCLLLDHGLTHVFGCYTSSSRKEVLPIFEKNDALLWYPSHYEGFETSDNIVYTGAAPNQHIIPLARHLLTHHGNRGWFVGSNYIWAWENNRILREALLEAGGSVMGERYFAVGDIDLEGLAEQIVHDHPDFVFTTLIGESSYEFIRLLRAASEKAGIDQARNLPIASCSLSEVELPKIGSCAAGHLSSSVYFSTISSQENIRFTAEWDQSYGYLGRASADAEAAYISVHLLARAVKKARSSDFSDVRNAVRGLKFAAPQGLVTVDPDNLHCYMRPRIGRSTMDGTFEILHEDPAPVRPDPYLVWANIGDLDLKQTAPRLKVVK; encoded by the coding sequence TTGAACGACTTGACGGTCGCCTTGGGGGTTTTTTATTTGATGGATCTGGAAATGCGAAAAACCACACTTGATGTCGGTATCTTGTATTCAACAACAGGATCTTATGCAGCCGTAGGGCAATCAATGTCTGCCGGCGCGCATTTAGCGATTGCTAAAATCAACGCCAACCCCGACGAAGCTGTCACCTTACGACCCGTGGTAATCGATCCAAAAGGGATACCATCAGCCTATGCGGATGCCGTGCAGTGCTTGCTGTTAGATCATGGTTTGACCCATGTTTTTGGTTGCTATACTTCTTCCAGTCGAAAAGAAGTTCTACCAATCTTCGAAAAAAACGATGCTTTGCTATGGTATCCATCACATTACGAAGGTTTCGAGACCAGCGATAACATTGTCTATACAGGTGCAGCCCCAAATCAGCACATCATTCCACTAGCACGACATCTGCTTACGCATCACGGAAACCGTGGTTGGTTCGTTGGGTCCAATTATATTTGGGCGTGGGAAAACAATCGTATCTTGCGCGAAGCGCTGCTGGAAGCTGGCGGCTCTGTCATGGGCGAGCGCTATTTTGCGGTCGGAGACATTGATTTAGAGGGGCTAGCTGAGCAGATAGTGCATGATCACCCAGATTTCGTGTTTACGACGTTGATCGGTGAATCATCTTACGAGTTTATTCGTCTGTTGCGCGCCGCCTCTGAAAAAGCGGGAATTGATCAAGCTCGTAACCTGCCAATTGCAAGCTGTAGCCTATCAGAAGTCGAATTGCCCAAGATTGGCTCTTGCGCGGCCGGTCATCTATCCTCATCCGTATATTTCTCAACCATATCATCGCAAGAAAATATCCGCTTTACCGCTGAATGGGACCAATCCTACGGGTACTTGGGACGTGCCTCTGCGGATGCAGAAGCAGCCTATATTTCCGTTCACCTGCTGGCCCGCGCTGTAAAAAAGGCTAGATCTTCGGATTTTTCCGATGTGCGCAATGCTGTACGCGGGCTCAAGTTTGCAGCTCCGCAAGGTCTCGTTACGGTCGATCCGGATAATCTCCATTGTTACATGCGCCCCCGCATCGGACGTTCAACAATGGATGGGACCTTTGAAATACTGCACGAAGATCCTGCACCAGTGCGGCCAGACCCATATCTCGTTTGGGCAAATATCGGCGATCTGGATCTTAAACAAACTGCTCCGCGCCTTAAGGTCGTCAAATGA
- a CDS encoding ANTAR domain-containing response regulator, translating to MRVGIQKNFRGLRALVLHCDDINRQVLLNVLGKLGLVAKAFDPLDADLQVALADCEIIFFDADVPIEPLLLQNAQSNVPCIALIGSEAPSHLARILRQRCCSHILKPIRNTGVYTAILLAVNEHSQKQKAEQEIITLRQRLAGRRIVTAAVIDMMTTHDLDQDEAYEKLRLAAMNRRIPIDELAREYLAPDDRAQGPHRLPGAKADDCQKKYPLNRRLTR from the coding sequence ATGAGAGTAGGGATTCAAAAGAATTTTCGCGGGCTGCGGGCGTTGGTGCTGCATTGCGATGATATCAATCGCCAAGTTCTTTTGAACGTTCTGGGCAAACTGGGCTTGGTCGCCAAGGCGTTCGATCCACTGGATGCAGATCTGCAGGTTGCACTTGCAGATTGCGAAATCATTTTTTTCGATGCCGATGTTCCGATTGAACCGCTACTTTTGCAAAACGCGCAGTCAAACGTGCCGTGCATTGCATTGATCGGTTCGGAAGCACCAAGCCATCTAGCGCGCATCCTGCGACAAAGATGTTGTAGCCACATCCTCAAGCCGATCCGCAACACGGGGGTTTATACGGCAATTCTTCTTGCCGTGAATGAACATTCCCAAAAACAAAAGGCAGAGCAGGAAATTATCACTTTGCGTCAGCGTCTTGCTGGACGCAGGATCGTGACGGCAGCGGTTATCGACATGATGACCACCCATGACCTTGACCAGGACGAAGCCTACGAAAAGCTTCGTCTGGCGGCCATGAATCGCCGTATTCCGATCGACGAGTTGGCGCGCGAATATCTCGCTCCTGACGACCGCGCGCAGGGTCCCCATCGACTCCCTGGAGCAAAAGCCGATGACTGCCAAAAAAAATATCCCCTCAACAGGAGACTTACACGATGA
- a CDS encoding urea ABC transporter substrate-binding protein has product MKKIDKRCLFTALLAGSTFLAQPVLSQDGPIKIGVLEDQSGDFAAATTVKVHAIELATKEINDAGGIAGRPIELVIYDTQSDNRRYQEFMRRALQQDEVDVVFAGFSSASREAYRPIVNQFDGLAFYNNQYEGGVCDANMIVTGAVPEQQFSTLIPWMMETYGKNVYTLAADYNFGQISAEWVRQIVEENGGTMVGEEFIPLGVSQFSQTIQNIQASEADFVVTLLVGAAQASYYEQANSADVGLPMASSVNVGQGYEHKRFTPPSLADMFVTTNYIEEIDTPASNDFVERFRAMFPDEPYINQEAANSYIGINLYKQLVERAGSTDHDAIRAVIAEGDVCFDGPSGTVCLDPKSQHMSHTIYLAKVEADHSISFPEVWENIAPYWLGDAGCDLTQNDPSAQYSPSSPPPAQ; this is encoded by the coding sequence ATGAAAAAAATTGACAAACGCTGTCTTTTTACAGCGCTACTGGCCGGCAGCACATTTCTGGCACAGCCGGTGCTGTCGCAGGATGGCCCGATCAAAATCGGCGTTCTGGAAGATCAATCCGGTGACTTTGCTGCAGCAACGACTGTCAAAGTACATGCGATTGAACTGGCCACAAAGGAAATCAATGATGCTGGTGGCATTGCTGGCCGTCCGATCGAACTTGTCATCTATGATACGCAATCCGATAATCGCCGGTATCAGGAATTCATGCGCCGTGCGCTGCAACAAGATGAAGTTGACGTGGTCTTTGCGGGCTTCTCATCCGCTTCTCGCGAAGCCTATCGTCCGATTGTAAATCAGTTTGACGGTCTGGCTTTCTATAACAACCAGTATGAAGGCGGTGTGTGTGACGCCAACATGATCGTAACGGGTGCAGTTCCAGAGCAGCAGTTCTCGACCTTGATCCCGTGGATGATGGAGACTTACGGCAAGAATGTTTACACGCTTGCCGCCGACTACAACTTTGGCCAAATCTCTGCTGAGTGGGTGCGCCAGATCGTCGAAGAAAACGGCGGCACCATGGTGGGTGAGGAATTCATTCCGCTGGGCGTGTCGCAATTCTCACAAACAATACAGAACATTCAGGCGAGCGAAGCAGATTTTGTTGTGACGCTTCTGGTTGGCGCGGCACAGGCCTCTTATTACGAACAGGCGAATTCTGCAGATGTTGGCTTGCCGATGGCCTCGTCAGTAAATGTCGGGCAGGGCTATGAGCACAAGCGCTTTACTCCCCCCAGCCTGGCGGACATGTTTGTCACAACAAACTATATCGAGGAAATCGACACGCCCGCGTCGAATGATTTTGTCGAAAGGTTCAGGGCGATGTTCCCGGATGAACCTTACATCAACCAAGAAGCAGCGAACTCGTATATCGGTATCAACCTTTATAAGCAATTGGTCGAACGCGCAGGCAGCACTGATCATGATGCGATCCGGGCTGTAATAGCTGAAGGCGACGTTTGTTTTGACGGTCCGTCAGGCACAGTTTGCCTTGATCCCAAGAGCCAACATATGTCGCACACAATCTACCTCGCAAAAGTCGAAGCTGATCATTCGATCTCTTTCCCAGAGGTATGGGAAAATATTGCGCCCTACTGGTTGGGTGATGCTGGGTGTGATTTGACCCAGAATGACCCGAGTGCCCAATATTCACCATCAAGCCCACCGCCTGCACAGTAA
- a CDS encoding ABC transporter permease subunit, producing MEFFVATFSMIYQFGDAFAFLVISCAGLAVIFGMMGVINLAHGEFIMCGAYVTAATARAGVPLPLAMLCGALAAAILGMVLERTIMRHLYHRPLDSIIATWGVSLIATQGVLILLGPTMQGIGTPLGGMAVGDRSYSIYRLVLFAAAIGLLASLYVLFYRTRFGVIARATIQKPAMAKALGVDTRRVYGLTFGLGAGLAGLAGGLYAPTMTMVPTMGATFIVESFVTVVVGGADIFVGAAPAAAILALIKAALTAWYGQLFGQIGLLIAVIVVIRIMPGGLSALVKRWQK from the coding sequence GTGGAATTTTTCGTAGCGACTTTCTCGATGATATACCAATTTGGTGATGCTTTCGCGTTTCTGGTGATTTCCTGCGCTGGGCTTGCCGTCATCTTCGGCATGATGGGGGTCATCAATCTTGCACATGGTGAATTCATCATGTGCGGGGCCTATGTCACCGCAGCAACCGCGCGTGCAGGTGTGCCATTGCCACTGGCGATGCTGTGCGGAGCCTTGGCTGCGGCGATTTTGGGAATGGTCCTTGAACGGACCATTATGCGTCACCTTTATCACCGCCCGCTAGACTCGATCATTGCGACCTGGGGTGTCAGTTTGATCGCGACACAAGGTGTCCTGATTTTACTTGGACCAACCATGCAGGGGATAGGCACGCCACTTGGCGGAATGGCTGTCGGGGATAGATCATATTCAATTTACAGGCTGGTGTTGTTCGCAGCAGCGATCGGTCTTTTGGCAAGCCTCTATGTCCTGTTCTATCGAACCCGGTTTGGTGTGATTGCGCGTGCAACCATTCAAAAGCCGGCAATGGCCAAAGCACTTGGTGTGGATACGCGTCGTGTTTACGGGCTGACCTTTGGGCTAGGTGCTGGATTGGCTGGTCTTGCGGGTGGGCTCTATGCGCCAACCATGACGATGGTGCCAACGATGGGCGCGACATTCATCGTCGAAAGTTTCGTCACCGTTGTTGTCGGGGGCGCGGATATCTTTGTCGGTGCCGCCCCAGCTGCGGCTATCCTTGCATTGATCAAAGCTGCCCTGACGGCTTGGTACGGGCAGTTGTTCGGGCAGATCGGGCTATTGATCGCGGTGATCGTCGTTATTCGGATCATGCCGGGCGGGCTTTCAGCTCTTGTAAAAAGGTGGCAAAAATGA
- a CDS encoding ABC transporter permease subunit, translating to MNGHQISDAVQAPAQRGPKVWLARLEGPQTKGSGLGFWIAAALVLLAGLVYPNFTSSYTVGNAAYFLVWTFMAMGLGVVWGYCGALSFGQTAFFGLAGYAYSVITINIGSAFGLTWLALILAVALAGLFALLIGYFMFYGRIKGVFVGIVTLSVTLVFETFMAQTAGPQWRIGDARLNGFNGMSGMPPLTVPWFGGDVALYSGTALYYVLLVMVVLVYLGLRIMLNSPFGNVLVAIRENPERTEMLGYDVRLYQMLAFGLGGALAGVSGVMYTAWGQYITPSSMGLTSAALPIVWVAVGGRRDITATLLGSLLVIAGFQYLTIYGSQYALVVMGALLLFTVLVTPDGLVATLMDRIGRMFRKVRK from the coding sequence ATGAACGGGCATCAAATCTCTGATGCGGTGCAAGCCCCGGCGCAGCGCGGACCGAAAGTCTGGCTTGCACGGCTTGAAGGGCCGCAGACGAAGGGAAGCGGCCTTGGCTTTTGGATTGCTGCTGCGCTCGTGCTTTTGGCCGGCTTGGTCTATCCGAATTTTACAAGCAGCTATACCGTCGGCAACGCCGCCTATTTCCTTGTCTGGACCTTTATGGCCATGGGACTTGGCGTTGTCTGGGGATATTGTGGGGCTTTGAGCTTTGGCCAGACGGCATTCTTTGGGCTAGCTGGATACGCTTATAGTGTCATCACCATCAATATCGGTTCAGCTTTTGGCCTGACCTGGCTTGCATTGATCCTTGCCGTGGCCCTTGCCGGGCTATTCGCCCTGCTGATTGGCTATTTTATGTTTTACGGGCGCATCAAAGGTGTGTTCGTCGGTATTGTGACGCTTTCGGTGACGCTGGTGTTTGAAACATTCATGGCACAGACGGCAGGGCCACAGTGGCGTATCGGTGATGCGCGGTTGAATGGCTTCAATGGCATGTCAGGTATGCCACCATTGACGGTGCCGTGGTTTGGAGGAGATGTGGCACTCTATTCCGGCACAGCGCTTTACTATGTGCTGCTTGTGATGGTGGTGTTGGTCTATCTCGGCCTGCGCATCATGTTGAACTCGCCCTTTGGCAACGTGCTTGTTGCGATCAGGGAAAATCCGGAGCGTACCGAAATGCTCGGGTATGACGTCCGGCTTTATCAAATGCTGGCTTTCGGGCTTGGCGGTGCGCTGGCTGGGGTATCCGGCGTGATGTATACCGCATGGGGGCAATATATCACACCTTCCAGCATGGGGCTGACATCGGCGGCCTTGCCGATCGTCTGGGTCGCTGTTGGTGGACGCCGTGATATCACAGCAACCTTGCTTGGCAGCCTTTTGGTTATCGCCGGATTTCAATACCTCACGATTTATGGAAGCCAATATGCCTTGGTCGTGATGGGGGCGCTGTTGTTGTTCACGGTTCTTGTGACCCCTGATGGCCTTGTCGCGACATTGATGGATCGCATCGGTCGCATGTTCCGAAAGGTCCGCAAATGA